The sequence GGCAGACCATGCGCGTTCGGTCGCGGAGGTTTTCTGCCGTGAGTTGATGGCCACCGCGGTCGGCGCGTCGACACGCTCCAGTTGCGCAATCTGGTCGTGCTGCAACGCGATCAACGGAGAAACAACGATCACGGGGCGACCGAGCAGTACGGCCGGAACCTGATAGATCGCCGACTTTCCCGACCCGGTCGGCATGACCGCGAGCACATCGCGCCCGGCCAGGATCGCTTCCATCGCGTCGAGCTGTTCGGAACGCAATGACTTCCAGTGGAATATGCGCGCGGCGACGTCGTCGAGGTCGGTGCGATGACTCATCTGCGTCCGATACTCGGCGGCTACCGTGTCACCAGGGACTGCAGGGCGCTGCTGAGACGTCGCCGGGGCCATCCGCGCATCCCGGCGCCCGCGAGCGCCGCCTTCGCCGCGTTCCGGCCACAGATCCCGTGCACTCCACCGCCGGGCGCGGCGCCCGCACTTCCGAGGTACACATTCTGCACAGGAGTTTCGGCCCTACCGAACCCGGGCGCCGGACGGAAGATCAGCTGCTGGTACAGCTGCGAGGTGCCGCCGTTCACTGCACCGGCGTACAGGTTCGCGTCGCTGGCTTCGAGGTCCGACGGGCGCTGGATCGCCTTGCCGACGACGTGGTCGATGAAACCTGGCGCGTGCTCTTCGAGGACCAGATCGACAGCCTCCGACAGTCGATCGGCGGACTCGTCATCGGCCACGCCGCGCGGTAGATGCGTGTAGGCCCAGGCACTTTCGGTGCCTGCGGGTGAGCGGCTCGGGTCCGCCGTGGTCATCTGGCCGAAGAGCATGAACGGCCACCGGGGAATGGTCTTGGTGTTCAGGTCGGCCATCCATCGGACGAGGCCGTCCTGGTCGGCGCCGAGATGCACCGTGCCGGCTTCGTTGAGGCTCTTGGACTGCCACGGGATCGCCGCATCCAGGGCATAGTTGATCTTGAGAACCGGTGTGTCCCAGACGAAGCTGTTTAGCGATCTCAATAGGCCGTTCGGCACGGCGTGTGACGGCAGCAGGTGTCCGAAGAGCCTCGGTGCCGACGTGTCGGCCACCACGGCCCGGCGGACACGCACCGTAGAGCCGTCGGCGGTGTGCACCGCGACGGCGCGTCCGCCCTGTACCTCGATCGCGTCGACTTCGCGCTCGCACTCGATGTGCGCACCCGCCGATCGCGCGCGATTGACCAGCGCCTCGGCCAGCTTGCCCGCCCCGCCGACAGGGACCGGGAAGCCGCCGTCCTGCGCCATCATGATCAGCATGTAGCCCATGACTGCGCTGCCCGGCGCGTCGATGGGCACGTCGGCATGCATCGCGTTGCCCAACAACAGCAGCCGCGCAGCATCGCTGTCAAACAACGTCTCCGCCATCACCCCGGCGGGCATCAGCAGCATGTGAGCGAGCCGCAACGCTTCCGCGGTACCGAGTTCGCGAAGAAGCCGCACCGGGCCGCGTACCGGAGGAAAGGGCGAGAACAGCGTCGACAGCAGCGCCTCCTTGACGCGCAGCCACTGCTCGAACAGCTCGGCCCACCGATCGCCGTCTCCGCCGGCGCGCCGATTCAGGTCCTCGATTGTTCGGTCGACGTCGCGGTAGATCACCGGCGCGTCATCGTCGTCGGCGGATCGGGCATGGCCTACGACCGCAGGCGCATGCGTCCACTGCAGACCGTGGTCCTCGAGGTTCAGGGCCTTCAGTGCAGGCGACACCACCGACAGCGGATAGAACGCGCTGTAGAGGTCACTGACGAAGCCGGGAAACAGCTCGGCGCTCTTCACCGCTCCCCCGGGCTCGGCCTGCGCCTCGAGCACCATCACATCCCAGCCTGCGTCGGCGAGCATCGCGGCGGCTACCAATCCGTTGTGCCCCGCACCGATCACCACGGCGTCCGCCGTTTCCCGGATCATCGGACTGGCTGCGAGATCAGTCGGGTGGCAACGGCTTTGACCGAGTCCGGCAGAAAACGGTTGGCCAAGCCCATCGATTTGGACAGCAGTGACGATGCGACCACTTTCCGGTCTCCGCGCATCATCGCGTCGTACCCCTGCCTGGCGACCTTGCCCGGGTCGTCCTTGGGCATGCGGCCGACAACGGTGGAGGCCATGCCCGCTCGCGCGAAGAAATTGGTGTCCGTCGGGCCGGGCATCAGCGAGGTGACCGTCACACCCGTATTGCGCATCTCGTCGTGCAGCGCTTCGGCGAACGACTGTATGAACGACTTGGACGCCGCGTACATCGACTGGAGTGAGCCGGGCATCTGGGCTTCGACCGACGAGGTGTAGAGAACCTTGCCCGCTCCCCGCGCGGCCATGTCCCGCAGTACGAGTTTGGACAGATGCACGGTGGACCGGACATTGAGGTCGATGATGTTGAAGTCGCCTTGGAGATCGCCGTCCAAGAACGGACCGCCTCGGCCGGTGCCCGCATTGAGCGCCGCCGCCGACAAATGGCGGCCCCCCTCGGTGGCGGCGCGGTAGAGCCGTTCGACACCGTCGGGGTCACGGAGGTCGACCTGTACCGCTCGCACCTGCGCTCCGGTCGAGGCGAGTTTCTCGGCGCCGGCGTGAATGCCGTCGTCGTCCGCAGCGACGACCACCTCGTAGCCGCCGTCGGCGAACAATCTG is a genomic window of Mycobacterium sp. ITM-2016-00318 containing:
- a CDS encoding NAD(P)/FAD-dependent oxidoreductase encodes the protein MIRETADAVVIGAGHNGLVAAAMLADAGWDVMVLEAQAEPGGAVKSAELFPGFVSDLYSAFYPLSVVSPALKALNLEDHGLQWTHAPAVVGHARSADDDDAPVIYRDVDRTIEDLNRRAGGDGDRWAELFEQWLRVKEALLSTLFSPFPPVRGPVRLLRELGTAEALRLAHMLLMPAGVMAETLFDSDAARLLLLGNAMHADVPIDAPGSAVMGYMLIMMAQDGGFPVPVGGAGKLAEALVNRARSAGAHIECEREVDAIEVQGGRAVAVHTADGSTVRVRRAVVADTSAPRLFGHLLPSHAVPNGLLRSLNSFVWDTPVLKINYALDAAIPWQSKSLNEAGTVHLGADQDGLVRWMADLNTKTIPRWPFMLFGQMTTADPSRSPAGTESAWAYTHLPRGVADDESADRLSEAVDLVLEEHAPGFIDHVVGKAIQRPSDLEASDANLYAGAVNGGTSQLYQQLIFRPAPGFGRAETPVQNVYLGSAGAAPGGGVHGICGRNAAKAALAGAGMRGWPRRRLSSALQSLVTR
- a CDS encoding SDR family oxidoreductase, yielding MSETAELALVTGASSGIGFELARLFADGGYEVVVAADDDGIHAGAEKLASTGAQVRAVQVDLRDPDGVERLYRAATEGGRHLSAAALNAGTGRGGPFLDGDLQGDFNIIDLNVRSTVHLSKLVLRDMAARGAGKVLYTSSVEAQMPGSLQSMYAASKSFIQSFAEALHDEMRNTGVTVTSLMPGPTDTNFFARAGMASTVVGRMPKDDPGKVARQGYDAMMRGDRKVVASSLLSKSMGLANRFLPDSVKAVATRLISQPVR